Below is a window of Streptomyces qaidamensis DNA.
TTCCTCCGCAATGACCGCAGGCCCGTCCTTTCCTGCCGGCGCATCCGCACGACGGCAGACCGAGGGTTCACAGCCACTGATGAATCGCCGCGACCTGAACCGTCGCCTCGAACCGAACCGCAAGTTTGTCGAACCGGGTCGCCACGGCCCGGTGCTGCTTGAGACGGCTGATCCCGCATTCGACCGCATGCCGGGCCCTGTAGTCCTCGCGGTCGAAGACGGGCGGACGGCCGCCGCCACGACCCCGGCACCTGCGGTTGCGGACCTGATCGACCGGCTCAGGAATCCCTGCTCACACGCCAGATGAGTCTCCGTGGTGAACCCGCCTCGCGACCTGCCCAGTCCATGGTCTTCAGGTTCGGCGCTCGCTCCGCCCCGCGGTTCCTTCTGCTCAGCACCGCGCCGGCGGGCAACTACAGCACGCTTCATCAGCACGCGGGCAGCAACTCCCGTCCGATTCCGATAGAAATGTCGGCGGCGGTCAAAATGTCGGCCGGGCACGGAAAGTGATCCAGAACCGGGTTGCCGACCGCGGCCGGCAACTCGCTGGAGGAACTTCGACGCAACCGTCGCGCCACGGGTCACGGATCGATTCCGATGCCGGTCGAAAGCCCAGCGGGTGGTGTGAGGGACCTTGACGGCTGGACACCAGGAGTGTTCGCTGTTGCGCCTACAGATGGCAATCTCTCATTGCGCAACACTTGCCCACCCCTGCGCCATCGCAGCCCAAGGCCGTCCAGGTCAGCGGAAGCCACTGAGACCGCAGAGCGCGCACCACAGCGTCCGGCCAACCGTGCCCAAGCCCGACGACACGAGGAAAGAGAGAGCATGGCTGCTCCCCAGGCGACGAAATCACCGGCCGATATTCCGGATCAAGAGAAAACCGGGAGCCACTCCCCCCTGGCGTCGATCGCACCACGCGTCTTCTGGCCGTCCGCGATCATCATCGTCACCTTCGTCCTCTACACCACGATCTTCAAGAACTCCGCACAGCGCGTCATCAGTGCGGTGCAGGAACAGATCATCAGCGGTCTCGGCTGGTATTACACCGCTCTCGTCTCACTCTTTGTGATCTTTACCCTATGGGTTGGTATCGGCCGTTTCGGAGACATCCGGCTCGGCAAGGACGACGAGCGACCCGAGTTCAGCATGGGCTCGTGGCTCGCGATGCTGTTCGCCGCGGGTATGGGTATCGGGCTCGTCTTCTGGGGTGTCGCCGAACCGCTGAACCACTTCGCCTCCCCGAGGCCGGGGGTCGGTGAGGCCGAGGCGACGCGGAGCGAGTTCGCCATGGTCCAGACGTTCCTGCACTGGGGAATCCACCCCTGGGCCATCTACGTCGTGGTCGGTCTCGCCGTCGCCTACGCCGTGCACCGCAAGAGCCGTCCCATCTCGATCCGCTGGGCTCTGGAACCGATCTTCGGCGACAGGATCAAAGGCGCCTGGGGCGACGCCATCGACACCATCGCCGTCGTCGGCACGGTCTTCGGCGTGGCCACCTCGCTCGGCTTCGGCGTCCTGCAGATATCGGCGGGGCTCGGCTTCCAGGGGTGGGTGACCGACCCCGGCACGTCCCTTCGGGTCGTCCTCATCATCGGCATCACCCTGCTGGCCACCATCTCCGTGGTCACGGGCGTCGGCAAGGGCATCAAGTGGCTGTCCAACATCAACATGGGCCTGGCCGGCGGGCTGCTGGTGTTCATCCTCGTCGCGGGCCCGACGCTGTTCCTCCTCAACGGCTTCGTCGAGGACATCGGCGCGTATCTGCAGAACATCCTCGCGTTGAGCTTCGACACCGGCGCCTCCCAGGGCGAGGAGGGCACCGCATGGGTCAGCGGCTGGACGGTCTTCTACTGGGGCTGGTGGATTTCCTGGGCTCCGTTCGTCGGCGTCTTCATCGCCCGCATCTCCCGCGGGCGGACCGTTCGTGAGTTCGTCACGGGCGTGCTGCTGGTACCGACCCTGCTGACCTTCTTCTGGTTCGCCGTCCTCGGCGGGTCGGCACTCCACCGCGAGACGGTCGGCGAGGGCGGGTTGGTGGGTGAGGACGGCGCGGTCGGTACGGACAGCGCGCTCTTCCAGCTGCTCGACGGCATGCCGGGCGGCGCGCTCGTCGCCGGGGCGGCGATCCTGCTGATCGTGCTGTTCTTCGTCACCTCCTCCGACTCGGGCAGCTATGTGGTCGACGTGCTGGCCTCCGGAGGCAACCCCGACCCGCCGACATGGAGCCGCGTGTTCTGGTGCGGGGCCCAGGGGGCGGTGGCCATCGCACTGCTGATCGCCAGCGGCACGGGGACCGGGTCGCTGACCACGCTGCAGACGGTGGCGATCATCACGGCACTGCCCTTCAGCCTGGTGATGATCGGGATGTGCCTCGCCACGGCCAAGGCCTTCCGCCGAGAACACCACGCCAACCTGGTCGCTCAGCGGAGGAAACAGGAACAGCGCCTCATCGACCAGGCCGTCACGGCGTTCGAGGAGGGCCTGGAGGACGGGTCCGCGTCGAACGGGGCCAAGGACGGCACGGTGGACGCACGCACCCCCTAGACAGGCACCCGCGCGCCGCGCGCCTCGGCATCAGTCGTGAAGGTCGACGACTCGGGCCGGGGCGCGCGGCGCGCACGGTGACCCCCCTGTGAGGGTGAAGGACGAAGCACCTACCTGCTCCTCGCTCCGCACGAAGCGCAGTCCATGGTGGTATGCGCGATGGGCGACCACCCATGCCTTTCGAGCTGTGGGGAACACCCGGGGGGGGCGCCCCGCCCGCGCTTGCGGCCCGGCGCGATGAAGGCATGCCCGGTGGCGCCGTCGGCGTGCACCATACTGCTCCCCCCGCCCGCTTCGACGAGCTCGTCTCGAGTGACCTGAGGGATGTCACCAGCGACCCCACAACCCTGGATCGACCGGCCACCGGACGGTGGTCGCGAAACACGGGTCCAGACCGGTCCGCACGCGCTTCGGGGACGTACGGAGCGAGCCCGTCGCCGCCCCGGCCCCTGGCGTGGCCCCACCGCCTGCGGCTGGACGTCCTCACTCGACCGCGCGGCGTACACCGCGGGTCCCGGCGGATCCGCAAGCACATCGCGGCGGGCGAGGTCTACCGGGCGAACCTCTGCCGCGTACTGTCACTCCGCTCCGCTCCGCTGCCCGAGCCCGAGGGCCCGGCCGTCGCGGCGCCGGAAGAGCTCGGGCGAGGCGACGCTGCGGCGGCGAACTCTTTCGCGACAGACTATTCACTCAGTACATGTACTCAGTGCATAATGCTCGGCATGAGCACCCGTCACATCCTGCTGGGCCTGCTCGCGACGGGCCCGAGCCATGGCTACGACCTGAAGCGGCGCCACGACGAACGCTTCCCGCAGGCCCGTCCGCTGGCCTACGGGCAGGTCTACACGACCCTGCAGCGCCTCGTACGGGACGGCCTCGCCGAGGTCGACGGCACCGACTCGGACGGCGGCCCGGAGCGCACGATGTACCGGACGACGGACGAAGGGACGCACGAACTGGCCCGGTGGGCCGGGGAGATCGCGCCACCCGCGCCCTTCGTGGCGAACGAGATCTTCGCCAAGGTCGTGGTCGCGATCCTCGCGGGCGGCGACCCGGCCCGGTACCTGAGCGCCCAGCGCGCCGCGCACATGGAGCGGATGCGGGAGCTCACGGCGGTCAAGGCCGCCAAGGGCGCGGACCTCGCGACCGTGCTCTCGGCGGACTACGCCCTCAACCACCTCGACGCCGACCTCCGCTGGATGAGCACCACGGCGGCCCGGCTCACCACCCTGACCGCGGAGGTCGACGCAGCATGAGCAGACCCGTGCCCCTCCTCACGGCCGGCGGCCTCGTCAAGGCGCACGGCCGGACACAGGCCCTGCGCGGCGCGTCGGTCGAGCTGCACGCCGGCGAGATCCTCGCCGTGACCGGCGCGAGCGGCAGCGGGAAGTCGACGCTGCTGCACTGCCTCTCCGGCATCGTCCGCCCGGACGCGGGCTCGGTGACGTACGACGGCCGGCGGCTGGAGGACCTGCCCGAGAAGCGGCTGAGCGAGCTGCGGCGCACCGAGTTCGGCGTGGTGTTCCAGTTCGGGCAGCTCATCCCCGAGCTGACGGTCCTGGACAACGTGGCCCTGCCCCTGCTGCTGGCCGGCACCGACCGGGTCACGGCCCGGGCCCGGGCCGGGGAGTGGCTGGAGCGGTTCGGCGTGCGGGGCCAGGAGGACCTTCGGCCGGGCGAGCTGAGCGGCGGCCAGGCGCAACGGGCGGCCCTGGCCCGGGCCCTGGTCACCGGCCCGAGGGTGGTCTTCGCCGACGAGCCGACGGGGGCGCTGGACTCCCTCGCGAGCGAGCAGGTCATGACGGCCCTGGTGCACACGGCCCGCGAGTCGGGCACGGCCGTCCTGCTGATCACGCACGACGCCCAGGTGGCGGCGTACGCGGACCGCGAGGTCCAGCTGCGGGACGGCGCCGTGGCGGCGCTGGGGGTGACGGCGTGATGTCGCTTCGAGCCGATGTGCGCCTCGCCTGGGAGCTCACCCGGGGCTCGGACCGCGGCGAGTGGTGGCGGGTGACCCTCACGGCGGCGGGGGCGGCGCTCGCGACCGGGTTCGCGCTGGCGGCCGTCACCCTGGCGGCACTGCGCGGCAGCTACGACGTGCCCGTCGCCGCGGGGCTGCTGGACCAGCCCGGCACGCGCGCCGGCGTGATCGTCGGCCTGCTGCTCCTGCTCCTGCCGGTGCTCGGGTTCCTCGGCCAGTGCGCCCGGATCGGGGCGGTGCACCGCGACCGGCGGCTGGCCGGGCTGCGGCTGGCCGGGGCGACGCCCTGGCAGGTGCGGCGGATCGCCGCGCTGGAGACCGGGCCGGCCTGTCTGCTGGGCTCGACGGTCGCCACCGTCTTCTTCGTGCTGCTCCTGCTGCGTCACTGGAACCGGCCCAACGCCCTGGCCTGGGTGGCGATCGCCCTGGTCGCCGTCGCCGTACCGCTGCTGGGCGCGGCGGCGGGCGCGCTGGCACTGCGCCGGGTGGTGACCTCGCCCCTCGGCTGGGTGCGCAGGGTCGCGCCGCGCACCGGGCGGGGGCCGGGGCTGCTGTTCCTGGCGGGGGTGGTGCTGATCGGGGTGGTGACGCTGCTCACCGTGCTCAGCATGTTCTCGGCCGCCGCCCACCGTCCGCACGCCGGGATGCCGCTGGCGATGGCGGGCGTGGTCCTCGCGGTCGGCGCGGGCGCCGTGTGGCTCTCCGGGGCAACCGCGAAGGCGACCGGGCGCATCCTGGCCGTCCGGGCCCGGTCGGCTGCGACGCTGATCGCGGCGGAACGGCTGCGCGACGACCCCTGGTCGGCCGCCCGCACCCACGCGGCAGTGCTGCTGGTGACGGTCGTCGGGACCGGCTTCATGGGTGTCCGGCACGTCATGGGCGAGGTGGTGCGCACTCACCGGTTCTCCGCACCCCCGTCCTACTACCTCACCGGCCTCGACCTCACCGGCGCGGCCATCGGCATCGCCTTCGCCATCACCCTGTCCGGCCTGGCCGTCGGCACCGCAGAGTCCCTGGCCACCCGCCGCAGGGGCCTCGCCGCACAGGCCGCCGCCGGGGTGCCGCAGCGGGTGCTCGGCCGGGCCCTGCTGCTGGAGACAGCCCTGCCGCTGGCCCCGGCGGTGCTGCTCGCCGGCCTCGGCGGGACGGCCGTCGGCGTGTGGTACGCCCTGCTCGGCAACGAGCCGGTCCCCTGGGCGATCACCTTGGTCCCCGTCGCCGTCTACGCCGCCTGTCTGCTGGCCGCGGCCACCGCACTGCCCCTGCTGCGCCGATCGGTGCGCCCGGGGGAACTGCGGTACGCGTAGGCACGTCCCCCCTGACGGGCCGGCCCGGGGGAACGGGGGTTCCCCGGGCCGGTCGGCAGGCCGCGCGCGGCAATACGAAGGCCCGGATCGTCGTCAGGCGGAAATGCCGTCGATCCGGGCCATGGCGTCCTCCGCGCCGAACGGCTGCAAGTACGGCAGCCAGCGCGGGTCCCTATGGCCGGTCCCGATGATGCGCCAGGCCAGGCCGGACGGCGGGGCGGGTTTGTGGCGCAGCCGCCAGCCGATCTCGAAGAGGTGCCGGTCGGCCTTCACGTGGTTGCAGCGGCGACAGGACGCCACCACGTTGTCCCAGACGTGCTTGCCCCCGCGGCTGCGCGGGATGACGTGGTCGACGCTGGTTGCGACGCCACCGCAGTACATGCACCGGCCCCCGTCGCGGGCGAACAGCGCCCGGCGGGTCAGAGGAACGGGCCCCCGATAGGGAACCCGGACGAATCGCTTGAGCCGGACCACGCTGGGTGCGGGGACTGTGACGGTCGCGCTGTGCAGATAGGCGCCGGACTCCTCGAGGCATACGGCCTTGTTCTCGAGGACGAGGACGAGCGCGCGGCGGAGCGGTACGACGCCTAGCGGCTCGTACGACGCGTTGAGGACCAGGACATGCGGCACGGATGCCTCCTTGGACGCCGGCGGCGCGTGGCTCGCGCCGGGACGATTCGTAGCCAGTCTCCCCTCATGCCTGGTGGAAGCGCCACCATGTCCCCGTAACGGGCTGGGAGTGTTTTCGACCACATCTGATGCATCCCCCGGAGCACGGCCTGTTCAAGCCCAGGTGAGCACGGTCTCTCCTTCACACATCCTGCCGAAGCACACACAATGCCCCGTTAGTGTGGTGGTTCTGCCCCTT
It encodes the following:
- a CDS encoding BCCT family transporter, whose product is MAAPQATKSPADIPDQEKTGSHSPLASIAPRVFWPSAIIIVTFVLYTTIFKNSAQRVISAVQEQIISGLGWYYTALVSLFVIFTLWVGIGRFGDIRLGKDDERPEFSMGSWLAMLFAAGMGIGLVFWGVAEPLNHFASPRPGVGEAEATRSEFAMVQTFLHWGIHPWAIYVVVGLAVAYAVHRKSRPISIRWALEPIFGDRIKGAWGDAIDTIAVVGTVFGVATSLGFGVLQISAGLGFQGWVTDPGTSLRVVLIIGITLLATISVVTGVGKGIKWLSNINMGLAGGLLVFILVAGPTLFLLNGFVEDIGAYLQNILALSFDTGASQGEEGTAWVSGWTVFYWGWWISWAPFVGVFIARISRGRTVREFVTGVLLVPTLLTFFWFAVLGGSALHRETVGEGGLVGEDGAVGTDSALFQLLDGMPGGALVAGAAILLIVLFFVTSSDSGSYVVDVLASGGNPDPPTWSRVFWCGAQGAVAIALLIASGTGTGSLTTLQTVAIITALPFSLVMIGMCLATAKAFRREHHANLVAQRRKQEQRLIDQAVTAFEEGLEDGSASNGAKDGTVDARTP
- a CDS encoding PadR family transcriptional regulator gives rise to the protein MSTRHILLGLLATGPSHGYDLKRRHDERFPQARPLAYGQVYTTLQRLVRDGLAEVDGTDSDGGPERTMYRTTDEGTHELARWAGEIAPPAPFVANEIFAKVVVAILAGGDPARYLSAQRAAHMERMRELTAVKAAKGADLATVLSADYALNHLDADLRWMSTTAARLTTLTAEVDAA
- a CDS encoding ABC transporter ATP-binding protein codes for the protein MSRPVPLLTAGGLVKAHGRTQALRGASVELHAGEILAVTGASGSGKSTLLHCLSGIVRPDAGSVTYDGRRLEDLPEKRLSELRRTEFGVVFQFGQLIPELTVLDNVALPLLLAGTDRVTARARAGEWLERFGVRGQEDLRPGELSGGQAQRAALARALVTGPRVVFADEPTGALDSLASEQVMTALVHTARESGTAVLLITHDAQVAAYADREVQLRDGAVAALGVTA
- a CDS encoding FtsX-like permease family protein; this encodes MSLRADVRLAWELTRGSDRGEWWRVTLTAAGAALATGFALAAVTLAALRGSYDVPVAAGLLDQPGTRAGVIVGLLLLLLPVLGFLGQCARIGAVHRDRRLAGLRLAGATPWQVRRIAALETGPACLLGSTVATVFFVLLLLRHWNRPNALAWVAIALVAVAVPLLGAAAGALALRRVVTSPLGWVRRVAPRTGRGPGLLFLAGVVLIGVVTLLTVLSMFSAAAHRPHAGMPLAMAGVVLAVGAGAVWLSGATAKATGRILAVRARSAATLIAAERLRDDPWSAARTHAAVLLVTVVGTGFMGVRHVMGEVVRTHRFSAPPSYYLTGLDLTGAAIGIAFAITLSGLAVGTAESLATRRRGLAAQAAAGVPQRVLGRALLLETALPLAPAVLLAGLGGTAVGVWYALLGNEPVPWAITLVPVAVYAACLLAAATALPLLRRSVRPGELRYA
- a CDS encoding HNH endonuclease, with the protein product MPHVLVLNASYEPLGVVPLRRALVLVLENKAVCLEESGAYLHSATVTVPAPSVVRLKRFVRVPYRGPVPLTRRALFARDGGRCMYCGGVATSVDHVIPRSRGGKHVWDNVVASCRRCNHVKADRHLFEIGWRLRHKPAPPSGLAWRIIGTGHRDPRWLPYLQPFGAEDAMARIDGISA